One Deinococcus aestuarii genomic window, TGGAAGCGGGGTGCGGCGAGCCTGACCACGTACCTCCTCGCCGGGGCGGCGGGCCTGCCCGTGTTCGCGGGGGGCAGCGCGGGCCTTGCCAAGTTCGTCGGCCCCACGGGCGGCTACCTGCTGAGCTACGTGTTCGCCGCTGGCCTGGTCGGCTGGCTCGCCCAGCGGTACGCCCTGGACCGTACCGTGCGCGGCACCACCCTCGCCATGCTGGCGGGCAGCGTGGTGATCTACGGCCTGGGGTTGCCCTGGCTGAGCGCCACCACCGGCCTGAAGGGTCAGGCCCTCCTGAACGCTGGCCTCACGCCCTTCCTCCTCGGCGACGCCCTGAAACTCGGCCTCGCCGCCCTGCTGCTGCCGACGGCGTGGGCGTGGGTGCGTCGAAG contains:
- a CDS encoding biotin transporter BioY → MTRAASVYPTLSRTLAPAHGLTRDLLLILGGAALVALVAQVELPLKPVPVTLQTLAVLLVGAALGWKRGAASLTTYLLAGAAGLPVFAGGSAGLAKFVGPTGGYLLSYVFAAGLVGWLAQRYALDRTVRGTTLAMLAGSVVIYGLGLPWLSATTGLKGQALLNAGLTPFLLGDALKLGLAALLLPTAWAWVRRR